The proteins below come from a single Iocasia fonsfrigidae genomic window:
- a CDS encoding YlbL family protein — MFKRNGLASKLFGLLIIFFIIINFIPANQMIMAPGIAQELSPMVTVENGYKNESRGAFMLTAVSTQPASLWDLIYVSLKKPRGVEIEPMERHIPPGMDMNEYLKIMKRYMEDSKLKSQAAAFKEAGFDITIKKHGVVVEQVLEDGSAKGKLKQGDVIIVVDDKPIKDDQDTVDFIREHQIGEDVEITVERDGKEIDYTMKTVETESNPGKASIGVMIFTNYSYDFPRNVIFKTDNIAGSSAGGMFALEIYNQLLEEDITKGRRIAGTGTIDLEGNIGVIDGIVQKVIAAEENNAEIFFVPVENYETAEKTATKMKVVSIETIGDAINYLLNN; from the coding sequence ATGTTTAAGAGGAACGGTTTAGCCAGCAAGTTATTTGGTTTATTAATTATTTTTTTTATTATAATTAATTTTATACCTGCTAATCAGATGATTATGGCACCAGGGATTGCCCAGGAATTGTCACCAATGGTTACTGTTGAGAATGGTTATAAAAATGAAAGCAGGGGGGCTTTTATGCTTACTGCTGTTTCAACCCAGCCGGCTTCCCTCTGGGATCTTATATATGTTTCATTAAAAAAACCCAGGGGTGTAGAAATAGAACCAATGGAGAGGCATATTCCACCTGGTATGGATATGAACGAATATCTTAAAATTATGAAAAGGTATATGGAAGACAGTAAGCTAAAATCCCAAGCTGCTGCTTTTAAAGAAGCAGGTTTTGATATTACAATTAAAAAGCATGGTGTGGTAGTTGAACAGGTGCTTGAAGATGGTTCAGCTAAAGGGAAATTGAAACAAGGAGATGTGATTATAGTTGTTGATGACAAGCCTATCAAGGATGACCAAGATACAGTTGATTTTATACGGGAACATCAGATAGGCGAAGATGTAGAAATAACTGTTGAACGAGATGGTAAAGAAATTGATTATACTATGAAAACAGTTGAAACAGAGTCTAATCCTGGTAAGGCTTCGATAGGTGTCATGATATTTACAAACTATTCTTATGATTTCCCAAGAAATGTTATATTTAAAACCGATAATATTGCTGGTTCTTCTGCTGGAGGGATGTTTGCCCTCGAAATATATAATCAGCTTCTGGAAGAGGATATTACCAAAGGACGGAGAATTGCAGGTACTGGGACAATTGACCTTGAGGGAAATATTGGTGTTATAGATGGTATTGTACAAAAGGTTATTGCTGCAGAAGAAAATAATGCTGAAATATTCTTTGTTCCAGTAGAGAATTATGAAACGGCAGAAAAAACCGCTACTAAAATGAAAGTAGTTTCTATTGAAACCATAGGTGATGCTATTAATTATTTACTTAATAATTAA